From the Chiroxiphia lanceolata isolate bChiLan1 chromosome 13, bChiLan1.pri, whole genome shotgun sequence genome, one window contains:
- the LOC116793261 gene encoding cytochrome c oxidase subunit 4 isoform 1, mitochondrial, with protein sequence MLASRAFSLVGRRSICTSLCLRAHGHAGVAKAEDFTLPAYVDRRDVPLPEVAFVRDLSAQQKALKEKEKASWTALSIDEKVELYRMKFNETYAEMNKGTNEWKTVLGAVFFFLGLTGVILIWQKHFMYGPIPHTFSEEWLSAQTKRMLDMRVNPVEGISAQWDFDKNEWKK encoded by the exons ATGTTGGCTTCCAGAGCCTTCAGCCTTGTTGGGAGGAGATCCATCTGCAcctccctgtgcctgagagctcATGGACACG CTGGCGTTGCGAAAGCAGAGGATTTCACCCTCCCAGCCTATGTGGACCGTCGGGACGTGCCCCTGCCTGAGGTGGCCTTCGTGAGGGACCTCTCAGCGCAGCAGAAGGcactgaaggagaaggaaaaggccTCGTGGACCGCCCTGTCCATCGATGAGAAAGTGGAAC TGTATCGTATGAAATTCAACGAGACCTACGCAGAGATGAACAAAGGAACAAACGAGTGGAAGACCGTCCTGGGtgcagtgtttttcttcctcgGCCTCACTGGCGTCATCCTCATCTGGCAGAAGCACTTCA TGTACGGCCCCATCCCGCACACCTTCTCCGAGGAGTGGCTGTCGGCGCAGACCAAGAGGATGTTGGACATGAGGGTTAACCCCGTGGAGGGCATCTCAGCCCAGTGGGATTTTGACAAGAACgaatggaagaaataa
- the EMC8 gene encoding ER membrane protein complex subunit 8: MKLTTQAYCKMVLHGAKYPHCAVNGLLVAERPPAPRPPQPALFVDCIPLFHGTLALAPMLEVALTLIDSWCKENSYVIAGYYQANERVKDASPNQVAEKVASRIAEGFTDTALIMVDNTKFTMECVEPAIHVYELHENKWRCKDPHIDFCEDWTEAQRIAASLLDSKSYETLVDFDNHLDDIRNDWTNPEINKAVLHLC, translated from the exons ATGAAGTTGACCACCCAGGCGTACTGCAAGATGGTCCTGCACGGCGCCAAGTACCCGCACTGCGCCGTGAACGGGCTGCTGGTGGCCGAgcgcccgccggccccgcgcccgccgcagCCCGCGCTGTTCGTGGATTGCATCCCGCTTTTCCACGGGACGCTGGCGCTCGCCCCCATGCTGGAAGTGGCCCTGACCCTG ATTGACTCCTGGTGCAAGGAGAACAGCTACGTGATAGCTGGATATTACCAGGCGAACGAACGCGTGAAAGATGCCAG CCCAAACCAGGTTGCAGAGAAAGTGGCCTCCAGGATTGCCGAGGGCTTCACGGACACGGCGCTCATCATG GTTGACAACACCAAGTTCACGATGGAGTGTGTGGAGCCTGCCATCCACGTGTACGAGCTGCACGAGAACAAGTGGAGGTGCAAGGACCCACACAT TGATTTTTGTGAAGATTGGACTGAAGCCCAGAGAATCGCTGCCTCTCTCCTGGACAGCAAGTCCTACGAGACGCTGGTGGATTTTGACAATCACCTGGATGACATCCGGAACGACTGGACAAACCCGGAGATCAACAAAGCTGTCCTGCACCTGTGTTAG
- the GINS2 gene encoding DNA replication complex GINS protein PSF2, with protein sequence MEPAEVEFLAEKELVTIVPNFSLDRIHLIGGDLGPFNPGLPVEVPVWLAINLKQRQKCRLIPPEWMDVGKLEEIRDQERKEDTFTPMPSPYYMELTKLLLNYASDNIPKADEIRTLVKDTWDTRMAKLRLSADSFVRQQEAHAKLDNLTLMEINTTGTFLTQALDHMYKLRTNLQPGESAHSQDF encoded by the exons ATGGAGCCGGCCGAGGTGGAGTTTCTGGCCGAGAAGGAGCTGGTGACGATCGTGCCCAACTTCAGCCTGGACCGGATTCACCTCATCGGG ggagATTTGGGTCCTTTCAATCCTGGTTTGCCAGTAGAAGTGCCTGTCTGGTTGGCCATTAATCTGAAGCAGAGGCAGAAGTGTCGGCTGATTCCTCCAGAATGGATGGATGTTG GAAAACTGGAGGAAATCCGGGACCAGGAACGGAAAGAGGACACATTCACTCCGATGCCCAGTCCCTATTACATGGAACTGACCAAGCTGCTGTTGAACTA TGCCTCAGACAACATTCCCAAAGCCGACGAGATCCGGACGCTGGTGAAGGATACGTGGGATACAAGGATGGCCAAGCTGCGGCTGTCCGCGGACAGCTTCGTGCGGCAGCAGGAGGCTCACGCCAAG CTGGATAACTTAACCTTGATGGAGATCAACACGACCGGAACTTTCCTTACTCAAGCCTTGGATCACATGTACAAGCTCCGGACTAACCTCCAGCCTGGCGAGAGTGCCCACTCCCAGGATTTCTGA